The window TCCAAAGTGATTAAGGGCATTAAAATAAGCATTATCgtgtgaataattataaattgggACATAATGAGGTTGATCTTGATTCTTTGATTTGGTGATTTCAGGTTTTATTACAAATGGTTTTTCATTAGGAGCTAAAATAAGAATTGAATTTAGATTATTAGATAGCTGTTATATGAAATAGAATTTCATTTACcatttttttcattacatttttttttttttgtaaagctTAAAATAAGGAATTGGTGTTTAGTTGTGGTTTTCTCAGGTAAAATAAAGAGCAAAGCTGCACAACAAATACATTACATCCAAAATACTAGTTCGTAGTccatataaattttgttaagaCATACTTACGCAATTCATATACATTGTAACTTTGTTTATTCCTATTTTTTGGTTCCTcgtgtttaattttatcttcGTTTACTAACGATTCATCAGAGTCAGGTTTCTCATCATGCTCTAATAATCGCTGTCTTAATGCCCTAACAACGTCACCCGCGACTTCATTCAGCGACGCACTCCCCTCCGTAGTTTTAGTCGTTGTTGatccaatattattttcatcaatTATGGTGTtggtttcgtttttatttagatCATAACCTAATTCAGTTGGCTTTACAACATTTACGGTTCGGTAAACATGGGTCGTTACTTCTTCAGTATTCAAAGATATGTTTGTAGGTTGTGCGTTATCACCTATTTTTGTATTCTCATGACCAACCTTATTATTACTTGTAAAATCTTTGGCTTCTTTGGTATCAATAGCTACTTTTGTATCCAACATGTTTGTAGATTctgtattatgaattatttttgtggtATCATAAGCCACTGTATTATGAATTGTAAGATCTATAGGTTGTTCTTCAACATCAAATGGATAGCCATTAGTAACAGAATTATTGTTTAATGACGAATTCTTTTCGTTATTGTATGATCTTTGTGTAGTATATTCATAAATTTGAGAAGCAGtattttccatattaaattttgtcatATATACTTCACCACCGGTATTATCAATTGTTGAATTATTATCTGTTTCAGATCTCAAGACTCCCTttgtaatattaactttttGAGTATTAATGTTGCTGAAATTTGAAAGAATTTTAACAGTTGAAATCTTTTCAGTAGgcgttaaaataatttcttctgtggtagttttcattttcaataacTCATCACCATTTCTTGTGATTGGTTCATAAATAGATTCAGTAAATCTTCGAGATGATGTTTCAACTTTTTCACTTACAGGGCTCTTTGTAGTGGTTGGCTCTAAGCCTTCTGGTTTATCGTCATTATCTTTCAAGTGTTTTGGAGTAGTATcttcttttgaaaaattttccACCGATTCAGCATCGAAATTTGTCATTTGAGTTATTCGAGGTCTATTAGTACTTGATACAGTTTCATctaaatttttattatcaacatcGTTTTTTCTATTGACATATTTTACTTGTATATCTTCAAAACTTGATTGATCTCTTCTATTTACTAATTCTTTTGAATTTCTATCTCTTTGAACTTTGGCCAAATTACTATCTTCCTCCCCATTTTCAATTACTTTGTTCTCTTCTGTATCATACTTGATATCTTCGTTGACTAACCCTTCAGTGTTTTGCTCAAGATTAGTATCAAAGCTATCTCTTCTTTTCTTTCGCTTTCCTTGACGTAACGTTAAATCTACGTACCTATTATCATCTTGAGTTCTCTCGTCGGAAATTTTATCTTTTACTAGAGGTTTAACTCTCATGGCCTCTTCTGATTCGTCTTCTTTTTCTCTTTCATTATCAGTGTGCTGTTTTAAATTCGCAGATTCTTCCCTCAGTATCTTTTTGACAAATTCGGTATGTTCATTTAACTGATCGTCAGCTACCTCTCTACTTTGTTTATATCTATCGTCTTTCACTTCTGCTTCTTCAAAAATCCTTCTAGCTATCTTCTGTAAAAACTCTTCTTTTTCCTCATCCGGAAGTAAATCTATGTATTTCGATTCGTTACTCTCGTCGCATACATtgtatcttataaaaataagtataaaaacaattgttatacACATTTTCATGTCATTTTGGTCACTgcgttaatgaaaaataatcttcAATTCATGACTCTAAAATCACGTCAATGTAATTAAACCGTGGCATTGGATAATTGGAAATGATaaggaaattaattattagtattgaCTATTGAGATTTTTCCGCGCAGCTACGTCcaagacaaataaaattgatgCATTGCTACATACACCATCACTCTTTTATCTTTGTGACTAGGCAACACGGTAGGATAAAAAATATCGGCAGCAATTAATTTACTAAACATTATATGCCTTAATTTCTGATGCAGCAGTCATTAGTCGAAACCTGTACCATGCATTTTAAAATCTCACTGTGTCATTCAGTCActtcagtcagtcagtcagtcagtcactTCTTAACTAATTCAGCAGAGGAGCTGAAGGGTTTACCTGCCAGGTGATGTATAACAATTGTATTGTAGATACTTCAGACATTGTTATCAGACATAGGTATGTTAtactttaacaaataattaaaaaaatatccagaaCCTACTTCTTAAGcggaacaaatacaaaattatcttGATTTGTTACAATCTTTTCTTACTTTAGggataaataaaacagtaacggcacatacaataattttattctaatacataatctatttacaaaatatcacTGAAGAGTATGTGCCCAATGGCTAGCACGATGCATTATATGAAACGGGGGTAAACTCAACATAATCTACTCGAGATTTACCTCCGTCTACAGCTTATATAAAGTAggatttattataactaaatatttatttttataatactcatAACTACACGAAGCTTGATCTTAAAAAAACCTCGATATCGCACGTTTGTGTCTCTTAGTTGGCGatgaacatattataaaacataaaacctgGCTCCATTCCTAGACCGAGAGAAATGTCCAattaatccaaaaataattaattgtttcaAGAATTATTCTGAAAccaaaaattatgatatttttttttatcaacaatgCAAGATCTTTAATGTGACCAGGGAAATATTACCTATTTGAGTTcataaaaagcataaaaattggCACCACAACAAGTTTTCGTAATGACGTTTTAAACTTAAACATCGGCCCTAAATCTAAATGCTCCTCTTCCCACGTTTTTCATACTCCTTTCCATAGCTATCCTTCCTTCGACGTCATCATCGGTTATAGGAAAAGCATCCtcaatatcttcatatttaggTTCATTTTCCACTACCACTTCTTGGATGTCTTCTGAGTTAATTTCAGGCATTTCGACAGGCATAACATCTGAGTGCTGCTCGACAAACTCCTGTAACCTATCCTTTAATTCCTCATTGACGACTTCCTTGATAAGGTTTTCGATAACAATATTTTGCTTGCGTTTATCTTCTTTCCTTTTCGGGACTGTTGGAATGACCATTTGTGTCTCTTTCTTTTCCGTAGTCTCGGAGGCGTTTTCGTCGGTATTATTGGGTACTTTACCGATTTCTTGGTTTAAGTCGTAGTACAATGGAGAGTCTTCGCAGTCGATGGCGTCTATCGGTCTTGTACACACCATTACttcctgtaaaaaaaatatttagttttactatttatatatgaATTTAAACTATAGCACATGTCAAATTGGTTATAGTTTTGTTACGTCACACTAGATGAAACAAGACCTAAAATCTTATACGTTCGTGATTATATATCAAGGAAATTATACAGGCTGATTTACTACTCTGATTTATCGCAATCCTATTTGACTAATAGCTTTTGAATTTCAGAAGATGTaacttttaaattgttattagttTTACAAGCATTACGAACAGATTTAATTATACGATTTTACTTcaagataacaaaatatttaacggtTTCGATGTTATGGCGTTGAATCAATGTCATTAGTGGAATATTGTTAGAGCGTCTGTCTACTAGATCTCTtctatttaatacaatattgctGCTAAATTCTATATATTTCTCACCTGATTGAATACAGTTTCATTGGGACATATAAAACTGTATCTATACGTGACAGCTCTTCCCGAGGGTAATTGAGTTGGCAGACAGATGTGGAACACTTGACAATCGTTGTCGACATCGGCGTAGTAGCCATACGTTCGGTTCTCACAACTGAAatcagtttattatattaagtactaatattataaaatgacgtGGTGAAAATAGAACTATGGTCTAACCATAAGAAAAACCGGCCGGTAAAGAaacgaatttatttatactactaACTTTTTCTCACGTCTCGGCTCGCGTTGATGCCTATTACTAGAATAAAATGAAGTCTATATATACCACTTAAGGGTAAAATTACTTCCTGTTAGTGAAAGAATTTGATAGTATATTTCTATTGATTGTGTATAAACATTAGATATAcatattcaaatacataaaaaaacttagtagaatatttttagttttctcaCACTCATTTACTCATAAATGAGACCATCGAGTTTTTTAATCGGCTTATGTGGCTAGTAAAAGTAGATAAAATGACAATTCAAAACTTGCCTAAAAGTATCCGTAATATTTTCTCGTATGGACGATGCATTGGCTGGTAAATTCAATGTGTCGGCTTTTGTTTGTGTTGCCATATCCTGAAAATAGTATAAGTATAGTTAACACCTCAACTCCACATACAAGAAACGCATCCTTATGCACATGTTACATTCGGCCTACTTTGAATGATCAAAAACTCTATTTAAGATGAGCCCTTAACGATATTCGCTAATGAACTAAAACGCTAGATCATCACACACTGTTTGGTTCTTAAGCCTGCAATTTCAATTAATGAGAACTAAAGAACACAGAGCGGTAGAGTGTTGAATACGGATTGAGTAGTTGTATTAGAAGGCAGCAAAGAAGTTTGTGTAAgtgaacaattatttaattgatacCAAAATAGGCAAGATTTAGTACGATATTCAGGGTAAAATAATGCAAGGAAAATATTTACTCAACTCATTGTTACGTGAAATTGGTAATAAAAATCTTACCCGTAATATTTTGAGCATAGTATTACTCTCGACTTCAAGGTCCAACTCATCTATATTCCTAGCGTACGTCCCGCATAGAAATACGAAGAAcaactttgtcatcatcattgtCATTTTATATGTGGCTATATTGTCTGCAAAGAAAATTGTACGATGAAAAATAGTAGCATGGGGAATGTTGGTTTGTCCCACTGCCCTTATTGTATAcatcaaaaagtttttatatacgTTATTTGATCTAGATACTAGCAATTTTTAACTaccttttttatacatacacgcgtaagtggagtgaagtccaatagaatgtcgactgatgagagatgattaccctcagcagtcgacacagttcTGACTGACacatacagactgatcccggaacgcgacacacctacatgagccactatggcgtgttttaacacggtacggtgctcgctatcgGAGcgaatatattctaccaccagcaaacctaCTTAAAGTGGTACTAAGAACATCCTAAATGAATATGACTAGATTTGAATGCCAGTGTATTTAACCGTAAAACCATTGGGTGCTAGATTAGGACCTAAGTCTTTGAAtagattaataaacaaaatctaatGTATCTATTATCATATGTATGTACACATATTATTGTTATGATCACGTACATTGAATTATTCTTGGACGGAAGTACGTGCGATTTAGGAATACATTTTAGAGATTGGACTTTCACTTTACTCTTTTGTGGGATGATGGAAATATAAAGaacttttacaaattattaccaAAAATAGCCCAAtccagaaaatatttattttgttgtaaaataaagtaagtGCATTTTTGATCCTTCGAGCCAGAAACGACCCGGTGTACAAAGAATGATGACTTAATAGACTTAACTGAATACTATTAACACATTTACAcaacacattataataaattttatagccgtatacaataaaattaattgagaTCACAATcatcttttctaaaattaatgcTCAAAACCACACGCAACATCTGTAATGTAACCGcacattttataatttccatCAAAATTAATAGTCTTTACACAcaagttatgaaataattagtAACCATTTCAAAAATGTACTATCTCATAGCAAGTCTATGATAGGATCTTTGAGCTTATTGCTGAGTGGTTAAAATCCTAAGGCTCTGCTTTATCGACGGCGTAAGTGCGGAAAAAAAGACCCTTAACATAGAACTTAGAACATTGGCCTCCTTTGATGTTAAAAGATTACCGCCAATTCTCATGCCCAAGGTTGTTCAAAACATGAGAAGTTCTTCTGCCCTTAAACCTGTTGGCAGACCATGTcggtcatttaccatcaagtgatTTGTActttactatataaaaaataaagttcacGTTCATTCGTTTATAAGGATTACTACTAAGACGATGAAGTACCGTGTGAACGTATTCAGAATTTCACAAAACTGTCCCAAACATTTCGAACTGCTTTGTGATTGGATAACGAAAAACATAATTAGGGAACAACTACATCGACAGGTTTTAGAGCCTAATATAACTATCTCTTTTCCTCCGGAATTAAAGATGTCCCCTTAAGGTGGATGCACCTggtgaaattaataaaaaagaaaaatacaatgcCAATAATATGACAGAATGTAATTAGAAGACAACTATATCGGGACGCCTTAGgttctaatataaatatctcTTTTCCCCCGAGACTCAAGACGTCTCCATAACATGGATTCTCCAcgaaagaatttaatatattactttaattaaatttttaataaaaaaaatatacgttgcCAATATGACAGAAGTACCTACTAAGAgcataaaaaatagtataaacCATTTCTACATATcataaacacaaatattcaGATTTAGAAATCAGTCATAAAAtttgaacaattaaattaaGCAAATCTTAGCCCACGTATTGTAATGACTTTTCTTAATTTGCCGCTTAAACTTTATGAAGCTTTAGCTTtgctaaatataaattgattgcataaaattccaattttacttttgtaagtatttgtaaattttattagatcgcaataattactttatgatgctaaatttagaaataagtcatttatttttatattttaataaagcattGGCACACGCTTAGAATTAGCGTATGTCAATGCGCAAGATTTGTCAGTGTTTCATGCtgcaatttcaaatttaataagatATGCAATATGCACATTGGTGGTTGCTACCATACAATTGAAGGTAGTTGAAGAAAATACATTGCAAAATAGAAtcgtaattatatatattttttcctagtTTTATCTACTTCGTAATTTCATAAGTAGCATTTTTTCaggtaaataagtaaaatttgtgttttgttttgtcatTTTTGTCAAGTAACTGTTTATAATATCGTTTTGTAAAGTACCTGGGGGTTAAAAAGGCCCTTTTAAAACGCTCAAAATACtcaccaaaatattatttaaaaaaaattaaatcactaCCACGTCAAAAGTATACCAAAATTTTCTTTTTCGAAAACGCACTGTCACTTGCCCGCGTCTCGTTTCGCGAATTAAACAGGAATgcgaaaattttaatgttatttgtgtCTTTTATAAACGTTCGCAGCGTTACGTGGATGTGCTGGGGCATTCGCGATTCTTAATGTACGGTCTGCAGAAAAATGGCAAAAGCTcctaaataactataaaaaaatacattttcgttTGTATGTATATGGCGATTTATAGAAAGGTTACGTGCAAGGGCGTAGCAAGCTTTCAAGTCAAAGGGgcaatatctaaaattatatccGGTTGACGGCTAAGCGAAAATTTCAAgatacatacaaaagtatgtccTAGTGTTTAATCTAGGGGAGGGCATATCCATCCCGCCTGCTACATCCTTGGGTACATGAaagatataaaatgataataattttgttgaattttatcTTTACGTAATGTTAACATACAGTCTCAaaagcttttttaattttatttttttatttaataaccaactaatataataatgtatttataatataaatttataataataatattttctcaaaGAATAAACCAAGCTATCTTTCGCAAATATAGGGAATTGTATGCACCTCAACCTACATACCGATTAATggttaacatttataaataattaaataatttatcatagaCAAAATATAGCTAGcgttaaatatgtatttttaacgcATGAATTTCGAATCCAACATACTCGAAGACTGCACATACAACAGTAGCaactaggggtcgcaataccggaccatttttcaaaaccggtattttcggtattgacctaaaataaattccggtattccggtattttcggtatttccggtatttgaagaaatattagaaaaataggaaatataattaaatgacaaattttaatgacagcttagtggttagttaaaggctgaatgaatagagattattttcgtaagccaacgttcatgccgttctgatttctgaaagctggctcaaacctcaccttccttctaccctttaccccctccctggtttcattttaattagaaatgatcgagttgacaggagagggggcggagtcgctatatatttacgtagcgacctgaaatataaaactgtaatatcttcctctgcttcttattctgcttatgcgaaatttctgtttcttgaggaagagagtgaaaaccttactaggtgttatttactgtcccccatctcttgattacttctccagtctggaaacagttctggaatctataggatcagaatatgctcatcacatcatcatgggtaATTTAAATACTAGTCTCCTTGCCAGCCACTCTTCCCGATCTCGTAAACTCCATACTGTCCTTGACTCTGCTAAACTGCATGTTCTACTactgcaagccacccaccataatatggatgtcacgacacttggcttgacattatccaCACCTCTGCTACTTCCTCTAttttctcccacggtcaatttcccgctcctggcttctctcaccatgatctcatctacatgACTTACGCCCTAAAACTTCCCAAGTTCCCctctaagatattgcacttgcgtagttttggtcgcattaatgcggataagctgaaaggagacgctgctaactttacctgggatcacctattggcagccacctctgttgacgataaagtcgcaatttttaaccgccctgtcacttcactctttgatacccatgcccctttaaagaaaattaaattaaaacgtccttctgcaccatggattacacatggGGTTAGGATGGCGTTGAGACGAAGGGATCGGGCTTTTCGCCAGTACAGAAGGGACCGTTCGGAGCAGAACTGGTAcctttttaaggctgcaaggaatcggtgtaaccagatggtacgtaatgctaaacgccgacacattctcagtaatatttcttcttcctcgccagccagtatctggagattcttcggaactctgggtattggcaaagttCAAAACATACATCTGcacggtgcgactattggtttggatgacattaatcaacatttcacatctgttaccatgattgatcaccaaactaggcatcgtaccatggatttcttagcgggtctatccaggcctaacattaatacttttcctttttcttctgtgccgttggttgaaattagaaaagtcatcctgtccattaaatccaatgccactggctgtgacaacatcagtcgtcgcatgataatccctatcctgCACCAAGttctaccaatcatgtcccatatcattaacgcctccctcagcactggtatctttccgtctttgtggcggagagctattgctatccctcttcctaaaatccctaacccgtcacttgctaagcatttccgtcccatatccattcttcctattctctcgaaagtgctcgaggcctgtgctcacaagcaactgtctgagcatgtgcaccgaaacaacctactgtgccccctccagtctggcttcaggcctggccatagcactattactgcactcctcaaagtgactggcaatattagggcgggcatggaggattccaaagtcactgttttggctttggttgatttcttCAACgtgttgggacacacacacttgcgcagctatgtaagtgcacgtgcgtagttgtgcgagaacgctgtgtcacaccatacctcccgTATAAAAGCAACGCGcgtctttgtttaattagtacgtcttacgatttgttactaataccatctaagtacgctactgtgtattaaacgtactctggagttttgaaatacataatatattcagtgtcatctttggagtttcattatagctagagttgcGACTGCCATACATTACATCAAAAACACAGCCAACTCTACAAACGCCTTCAATacagtcagtcacgacattcttcttgcaaacctctATCATCTTATGATTTCGCCCACAGCactgaattggttctcgtcatatcttcagggacgccaacagttggtgcgcctagacgattcttcgtctagctggcgTGATATAGATTTTGGCGTCCCACAAGGCGGCATACTCTCTCCATTATGgttctctatcttcataaacctcttaacacaaaatcttcaatgtgcgtaccatttgtatgctgatgacttgcaaatttattctcaggagcaagtcgattgtgtgtccgcagctgtagataggGTAAATAAGGACAGTTTCGGCCTTTCGGGAAACGCCGCGAAATTGTCATGAAATACTaggccattattgtaggcagctcGAGGCTCTTAAAaaggttgtattttacatctattccccctgttatgtttctcagctttgtttacctgacagcttgctgtttgttcagctttgttaatcttaCAGCCAAATAGATTCaagttatatcataatattagccaatcacaacggtcctgcgtctacgcattgcgaaggctgccatgccgttagtactgagaaacagacttgttatctcAGCAATGCTGCGTCCTTAgaaaaataacgtctatgaataattaggatagactttaaagaacaaaaaatatttctaataagttctaataaaaataacaattaacagttaacaccgctatgcttagcacaaaacaaaagtagcaatatagccataagccatgtattttgctcgctctttatagaatatacgcctatacgaatgaatgaatttgcaagcagcttaaatttttgcgattgAAAACTcgaaaaagtaataattatacacacatattgtactgaattttatttttataaaataccgaaaataccgaaaatcccggtttttgtaaaatcaataccggtattttgaagtccttaatttggtccggtattccggtattttcgaaatccgggataccggtttgtGACCCCTAGTAGCAACAGCATCCAGAACCTTGAGTTGCAAATACATGGCACTGAACTGCGATCGTCATCCTGAGAGATTAGTTTCACACTGACTTGTTACCCTTTAAGCATATCAATCTTTGTCCCCTACTATTTGGAGGTAGAAATAGATAACATAGTAATTCCTAAAACAAACACTGGTGCAAATTAGTGGGGTAATGATGCCGTggccatatataaaaaaaggaatgtCAAAAAGGATTAAGCTATTTTGCCAACCGTACCCCAGTCGGTCTTGGCTCTTTCGCAGCCGATGTGACGTGAAATCGTAAGCagataaaaaacataaaccGATAACAGCCTTGACTTTGAATATAACGTAACATGACCGTTTTACTATACGAATTTTATCACGTATGATTAATGTGCTATCGACATTCCTT of the Manduca sexta isolate Smith_Timp_Sample1 chromosome 18, JHU_Msex_v1.0, whole genome shotgun sequence genome contains:
- the LOC115439799 gene encoding uncharacterized protein LOC115439799; translated protein: MTMMMTKLFFVFLCGTYARNIDELDLEVESNTMLKILRDMATQTKADTLNLPANASSIRENITDTFSCENRTYGYYADVDNDCQVFHICLPTQLPSGRAVTYRYSFICPNETVFNQEVMVCTRPIDAIDCEDSPLYYDLNQEIGKVPNNTDENASETTEKKETQMVIPTVPKRKEDKRKQNIVIENLIKEVVNEELKDRLQEFVEQHSDVMPVEMPEINSEDIQEVVVENEPKYEDIEDAFPITDDDVEGRIAMERSMKNVGRGAFRFRADV
- the LOC115439719 gene encoding uncharacterized protein LOC115439719, with translation MKMCITIVFILIFIRYNVCDESNESKYIDLLPDEEKEEFLQKIARRIFEEAEVKDDRYKQSREVADDQLNEHTEFVKKILREESANLKQHTDNEREKEDESEEAMRVKPLVKDKISDERTQDDNRYVDLTLRQGKRKKRRDSFDTNLEQNTEGLVNEDIKYDTEENKVIENGEEDSNLAKVQRDRNSKELVNRRDQSSFEDIQVKYVNRKNDVDNKNLDETVSSTNRPRITQMTNFDAESVENFSKEDTTPKHLKDNDDKPEGLEPTTTKSPVSEKVETSSRRFTESIYEPITRNGDELLKMKTTTEEIILTPTEKISTVKILSNFSNINTQKVNITKGVLRSETDNNSTIDNTGGEVYMTKFNMENTASQIYEYTTQRSYNNEKNSSLNNNSVTNGYPFDVEEQPIDLTIHNTVAYDTTKIIHNTESTNMLDTKVAIDTKEAKDFTSNNKVGHENTKIGDNAQPTNISLNTEEVTTHVYRTVNVVKPTELGYDLNKNETNTIIDENNIGSTTTKTTEGSASLNEVAGDVVRALRQRLLEHDEKPDSDESLVNEDKIKHEEPKNRNKQSYNVYELPPNEKPFVIKPEITKSKNQDQPHYVPIYNYSHDNAYFNALNHFGPILDASVEKGDSDIEFHGIEKDDVIQLSEESYGMPKENVDNRKFRFGNKESFGNPKRTHKIQKLMMPVVKQQEHHSEVLINPDDYLDTDYYFGRTYAQLRDGRYDRSKKLPDSHEETHPSLDTIKDHIRSVRKILFQNQIFGYIPPVNGSAGEVTPPEKPSKVTEAPPYDYLKRTNDRNNISVDYYFGRMKQDSEYKRKKKGTKVGYIRYNNYYEDLHVTKDTPEDLMRKVNVIKFGNKLFFRDDKKDFLRNKTKIFAQDESIEYYDTIKKVLKLTNEVDVFPTLEKMRRMNISYTRSRHVPKDLSIYLEVLDEILKTDIKPFIQYDWLGTTVEIQSALSRLIDLTEAVQNKIVIHPADLGLLKYVVYLFQTAKTMIYLKTKQDERDKLRMGVILPRNRKRKPMFLKEKGLLNRVWLFKRENMIANGVLNEFNRFLHDTRVALFDLHDAIKHISLITKYTDQAWFENLQRIYMKNDRKHLLELTLHLTATRLYGLIEESAVNGVEINTVDYIRNNDKHVERSIDEFIFVLRLLDEIKYL